From the genome of Bicyclus anynana chromosome 20, ilBicAnyn1.1, whole genome shotgun sequence, one region includes:
- the LOC112052118 gene encoding uncharacterized protein LOC112052118 has translation MLTDPLVYMPVDRWSDLKAAFKADWPRSVSGYLVLETQEHILSSGIDYGFKVYCPFGNVNNGIVALNIKKTYYEVIIQCPTDDTRELEDALSTTKIIDWKRCNQIPFAPRHVMDCVKRLLTQNNLSIEGITMTQTFILDNEAAPYDVRLPPGFSFDLLTLDAVEAINECWPHKYPGSQWYYELLTKAKLGYGLYNGNELISWVYIKEMGALGHLYTMEKHRRKGYGELVLKLISNVLLKDKKYTVAFCTEGNSVAANMYMKLGFQLFHELYWCNKHYNIE, from the exons ATGTTGACCGATCCGTTAGTGTACATGCCTGTTGATCGATGGAGCGATCTTAAAGCAGCGTTTAAGGCTGACTGGCCTAGAAGCGTGTCTGGGTACCTAGTGCTGGAGACACAGGAACACATTTTGAGTTCTGGCATCGACTATGGTTTCAAAGTGTATTGCCCTTTTGGAAACGTGAACAATGGCATTGTTGcacttaatattaaa aaaacatATTACGAAGTTATAATCCAATGTCCCACCGACGATACCAGAGAGTTAGAAGATGCCTTGAGTACCACAAAAATCATTGATTGGAAGAGATGCAATCAGATACCGTTCGCGCCTCGTCATGTTATGGATTGTGTTAAAagattattaacacaaaataatcTTAGCATAGAAGGAATAACAATGacacaaacatttattttagacAACGAAGCAGCTCCTTATGACGTAAG ATTACCCCCAGGATTTTCCTTCGACCTTTTAACTCTGGACGCAGTGGAAGCAATCAATGAATGTTGGCCACACAAATACCCCGGTTCGCAATGGTACTACGAACTATTGACCAAAGCCAAATTGGGTTATGGGCTATATAATGGAAACGAACTAATATCGTGGGTGTACATCAAAGAAATGGGCGCCTTGGGTCATTTATATACAATGGAGAAACACAGACGGAAAGGTTACGGCGAATTGGTTTTGAAACTAATATCGAATGTACTTTTGAAGGATAAAAAATACACAGTTGCCTTTTGTACAGAAGGTAACTCAGTTGCCGCCAATATGTACATGAAACTGGGATTTCAATTGTTTCATGAACTGTATTGGTGTAACAAACATTATAACATCGAGTGA
- the LOC112052121 gene encoding uncharacterized protein LOC112052121 → MSVDTLVTMPIDRWSDIKSVFKSDWPRGILGYLLLESQEFLLKSGIDYGFKLYCPFGDINNGIVALNVKNTFYDVLIQCPNDDTNHLEEALKTTKIIDWSKCNQIPTMPKHVMDCVNRVYTAKNLTLTMEDIIEADTFVLDKEVPLYDVRLPPNLTFKHISMDSLKLINDNWPHRYPGSEWYYELLIKSNLGYGLYNEKELVSWVFIKETGDLGHLYTLKNHRRKGYGELVLKLISNIQLKDKKYTVAHCGTYNTNAGKLYKKLGFENLLKTDWFLTAVVINRDIKTN, encoded by the exons ATGTCAGTAGATACTTTAGTGACCATGCCTATTGATAGATGGAGTGACATAAAATCAGTGTTTAAATCAGATTGGCCGAGGGGTATACTGGGCTATCTTTTGTTGGAAAGTCAAGAGTTCCTTTTGAAGTCTGGGATTGATTACGGCTTCAAATTGTATTGCCCCTTTGGAGATATAAACAATGGGATAGTTGCACTTAATGTAAAG AATACATTCTACGATGTCCTAATCCAATGTCCAAATGATGATACCAACCATCTAGAAGAAGCcttaaaaactactaaaatcaTAGACTGGAGTAAATGCAATCAAATTCCTACAATGCCCAAACACGTAATGGATTGTGTGAATAGAGTTTATACGGCGAAGAATCTCACATTGACTATGGAGGACATAATCGAGGCGGATACGTTTGTTTTAGATAAAGAAGTACCTCTGTATGATGTCAG ATTACCACCCAATCTAACCTTCAAGCACATTTCAATGGATTCTTTAAAATTGATAAATGACAATTGGCCACATAGATATCCTGGTTCAGAATGGTACTACGAGCTGCTAATCAAATCAAACTTAGGTTACGGACTCTACAACGAAAAAGAATTGGTATCGTGGGTCTTCATCAAGGAAACTGGAGATCTGGGTCATTTGTACACGCTGAAAAACCATCGAAGGAAAGGATATGGTGAATTGGTTCTGAAACTAATATCAAATATACAGttgaaagataaaaaatatactgtCGCCCACTGTGGGACATACAATACAAATGCGGGAAAATTGTATAAGAAGCTTGGTTTTGAGAATCTACTTAAAACTGACTGGTTTTTAACTGCTGTTGTTATTAACAGAGATATTAAGACTAATTGA